A genomic window from Sceloporus undulatus isolate JIND9_A2432 ecotype Alabama chromosome 9, SceUnd_v1.1, whole genome shotgun sequence includes:
- the PPM1N gene encoding probable protein phosphatase 1N, with translation EEEEEEEAIPSAFLTAPRTEKLLEQGEAAGLKYGMGSMQGWRAHMEDAHTICLQLPDPLTNWAFFAVYDGHAGETVAQFCAQHLLEHVLATQALPSGEEEEDPEAVKEAIREAFLAIDQRMQGLSEAEAWEHAGSTAVAVLASPQNFYFINLGDSRALLCRSATVAFYTDDHKPTKPRERERIENAGGTVTLQRVNGSLAVSRALGDFDYKAVAWCSPTQQLVSPEPEVEHLARCPGKDEFLVLACDGVWDTFDNPGLCAFVRSRLRLTGNPQDVCKCVLDACLYKGSRDNMTCIVVCFPAAPSVSQEALQKERELEAHLEKRVAELYDELLEQEEGPSLVGVFRCLATEPNPGLPPGGGLASKRATIMDAYERLKQSREEQQQQPDPSANADSN, from the exons gaggaagaggaggaggaggaagccatcCCCAGTGCCTTCTTGACGGCACCACGGACGGAGAAGCTTCTGGAGCAAGGAGAGGCCGCGGGTTTAAAGTATGGCATGGGGTCCATGCAGGGCTGGCGGGCCCACATGGAGGATGCCCACACTATTTGTCTTCAGTTGCCTGACCCACTGACCAACTGGGCTTTCTTTGCTGTCTACGATGGGCATGCGGGGGAAACGGTGGCCCAGTTCTGTGCCCAACATTTGCTGGAACATGTCCTGGCCACCCAGGCCTTGCcaagtggagaagaagaggaagacccAGAGGCAGTGAAGGAGGCCATCCGGGAAGCCTTCTTGGCCATCGATCAGCGCATGCAAGGCCTCTCGGAGGCTgaggcttgggagcatgcaggtTCAACTGCTGTGGCCGTACTGGCATCGCCCCAAAACTTCTACTTCATCAACTTGGGTGACTCCCGGGCTCTCCTCTGCCGCTCGGCCACCGTTGCCTTCTACACTGATGACCACAAACCCACGAAACCGAGGGAACGGGAGCGGATCGAAAATGCCGGTGGCACCGTGACACTGCAACGGGTCAATGGCTCCCTGGCTGTCTCACGCGCTCTGGGCGATTTCGACTACAAGGCCGTGGCGTGGTGCAGCCCGACCCAGCAGCTGGTCTCGCCTGAGCCAGAGGTGGAGCATTTGGCCCGTTGTCCAGGGAAAGATGAGTTCTTGGTACTGGCTTGCGACGGGGTCTGGGACACCTTTGACAACCCAGGGCTTTGTGCTTTTGTGCGTTCCCGACTTCGCCTCACCGGCAACCCACAAGACGTGTGCAAATGTGTGCTGGATGCCTGTCTTTACAAG GGAAGCCGCGACAACATGACTTGCATTGTGGTCTGTTTCCCAGCTGCCCCAAGTGTTTCCCAGGAGGCCTTGCAGAAGGAGCGTGAGTTGGAAGCTCACCTGGAGAAGAGGGTGGCAG AGCTGTATGATGAACTTCTGGAGCAGGAAGAGGGTCCCAGCCTAGTAGGGGTCTTCCGGTGCCTGGCCACGGAGCCGAATCCTGGTCTTCCCCCCGGAGGAGGCCTGGCTAGCAA GAGAGCTACAATAATGGATGCTTATGAGCGCTTGAAACAGAGCCGGgaggagcaacaacaacaacca GACCCCAGTGCGAATGCCGACTCCAACTGA